In Synechococcus sp. PCC 6312, one genomic interval encodes:
- a CDS encoding DUF4351 domain-containing protein, with protein MVAQIRGLPSNQLEELADALLDFQAIEDLQAWLNS; from the coding sequence GTGGTCGCTCAGATTAGAGGGTTGCCATCAAATCAACTGGAAGAACTGGCCGATGCTCTCTTAGATTTCCAGGCCATTGAAGACCTCCAGGCCTGGTTAAACTCCTAA